The genomic interval CTTCTTCCTGTCGCTTTTACGACGTATTTTTTTCTGAACCTCACCAGAAGACTCACGACAAAAGTAAGGGCAAGTTTTGCGAAGATGACGGCTTTCATAACAGAATATGTCAGGGCGGTTCAGGTGCTTCAGATATTCAAAGCGACGAAAATGGCGCAGGAAAAAATGCACGACGTCGGAAAAGATTATTTAAAAAAGGAAGTCAAGGCTTACGTTGTCGAATATGCCTATTGGAGCTTTATTGGCGCGTGCGAAATTATAGTAGTTATAATAATACTGCTCGGAGGAAGAAGCAGCCTCGCAACCGGTGCGGTAACAATCGGAACTGTCGTGCTATTTGTCGAATACACGAGGAGGCTGTTTATGCCGCTCGTTCAGTTTTCGGAAACCCTCAATCAAGTACAAAGGGCGTTCGCTTCGGCAGACAGGATATTTTCGATACTCGACACAAGGACAAAGACGCCGGACGGCGATCTTGGCGAAGATGATTTTCCTGAAAACTGGAAAGAAATCACTTTTGAAAGAGTTTGGTTCAAATACAAAGACAGCTGGGTTCTGAAAAATGTCAGTTTTTCAATCCCGAAAGGTGCCATGTATGCAATTGTCGGAGCGAGCGGCAGCGGAAAAACGACGCTGATAAGCTTGATTCTCAGATTTTACGAACCCACACACGGTTCAATAAAAATCGGCGGAACAGACATAAGAAACTTTAAGCTTGACGTCTGGCGTTCTAAAATAGGGCTTGTTCTTCAAAGCGTAAGCCTTTTCTCGGGTTCTTTGTCGGAGAACATATCGGTTTTCAACTCTGAAATATCGCAATACTCTCAGAAAAAGGCTCTCGAAACGATGCACGCGTGGGATATTGTCGAGAAGCTGCCAAGAGGACTGGACGAAGAGATCAGCGAAGGAGGATTAAATGTTTCGATGGGTGAAAGACAGCTTATTTGCCTGGCCAGAGCTGTTTTGTATGCTCCCCGGATATTGATTCTTGACGAGGCGACTTCTTCCGTCGACCCAGGCACCGAAAAAAAAATACAGGCCGCGACGAACATGCTCACGACGGAAAGAACTTCAATAGTGGTCGCTCACAGGCTGAGCACTATTACGCACGCTGAAAAAATAATAGTGCTTCAGAACGGCGAGATGGTTGAAGAAGGCGATCATGAAACACTTCTGAAATCCGAGGGCATATACGCGAGCCTTTACAGGCTTCAGGCGGGTGAAATCATTTATGATTAGATATTTCGTGTGGATATCGCGCTTCTGGAGAATGCACAAACTCCACATAGTGTTTCTTGTTTTTTTCACCGTCATCTCCAGTGCCGTAGCCCTCTCTTTCCCCCTCGTGTTCAAATTTCTCCTCGACGAGATAGAAAACGTCCTCGCGGGCACTTCGATGTCGGAACAGTTCAAAAAAACCCTGCTGTTTTTGGGTGCATTGGCTCTCGCGAAGTTCATCGCCGGTTTATATCCCGGAGCCAGGGCGTGGCTGAATTCCAAAATAGGCCTGAACGTCAGAGACCTCGTTTTCAAGAGCATGTTATCCAAAGACTACAGGTTTTTCAACGAATTCAAACCGGGAGACTTGGCGACACGTCTGACTGACGATATTGTGGAGCATCCGAGAATAGCCTGGTTCAGCTGTTCAGCTGTGTTCAGAGCGCTCGAATCCACGTCAAAGCTCGCCTTCTGCCTCGCCGTGATGTTTTACATGAACCGCCAGCTGACAATGATAGCTATATTTCCACTGCCGTTCATGCTTTACCTGTTTTATCTCATCCAAAATAAACTCGGCCGGATAGTCATGGAAAACAGAAAAGCGACGAGCCGGACAAACGATCTTCTGGACAGCACTTTTGCCGGGATATCAATAATAAAAGCATACAGAGCGGAAAAAGGGCAAAAGAAGCGTCTGCGGGAGCTTCTCGACAGGAGACTGAAGATAGACCTGAAAATAGCAAAGTACTTGATGTTTGTTCATTCAGCATACAGTGTTCTCGGACAGATTGGAAAAGTCGTTGTTATGTTTGTCGGAGGGCTTTTCGTCGTCAGGGGAACTATAGGTGTAGGTGAGTTTTACGCGTTTTACGTCTATCTGGACATGATTCTCGCACCGATGATGGACATCCCCAACCTGTTCGTCACTTCCAAACAGGCGTTCATATCTATTGACCGGGAAAACGAGATTCTTGATTTTCCTTTGTCTTTGCAAACAAGCGGATCGGTTGAAACAGGAAAAATTGAGAGCATCAAGTTTGAAGACGCAGGATTCATTTACGAAGGTGAAAAAGGCGTCCGAGGAATTGATTTCAAGGGTTCAAAAGGAGATGTCATCGCTGTCGTCGGAGAAATCGGAAGCGGAAAGAGCACTCTCCTGAAAATGATGACAGGCTTACTGCCTGTGTCCGAAGGCAGATACTTTGTAAACGGCCTTGAAATGGAGAATTATTCAAGAGAATCATATTTATCTGAAATAGGATATGTGCCGCAGGAATCACTTCTTTTCAGCGAGACAATAAGAGAAAACGTAAAAATCGGAAGGGCTCTCGGAGAAGATGCTGTAATAGAGGCTCTGTCAGCCGTAAACATTACTTCGAGGGAAATCAACGGCGGGGCTGCAGCAAAGCTTCAGCAGGCAGGGGTCGGAGTAAGCGGAGGTCAGAAACAGAGGGTAGCAATAGCAAGGGCGATAGCCAATAAACCATCACTCATCCTGTTTGACGACTGCACTTCTGCTCTGGATTCAAAAAACGAAGAATCCCTTTGGAAGTATCTAAAGGAAAGATATTCAAAATCCCTGATGATTGTAGTCAGTCACAGACTCGCGACAATAAAGCAGTCCGATAAAGTTCTTTTTATACATCGCGGCAGACAACTCGCCTTCGAGAGACACGAAGATCTCATGAAAGCGAGCAGTCTGTATAGAATGATCCTAGCTTCGGAAGCTAAATAAACCGTTCATTCAATCAATGACCGTGAACCTGAAGAAAGAATCGACCCCTCCCGCACTCAGCTTAAAAACATAAATTCCGGATCCTAAATATCCCGGAGAAACATCGTATGAGTTCACTCCTTTCTCGAAGTGAATTCTTTCCGCCGGACAGGCTGTCCTTCCTGTAAGGTCGAATATTCGGATTTCAGCGTCACAGGATTGGGGAAGAGAAAAAATGACAGAAGGGCTTGAGTGGAAAACAAAAGAGGATTTGCCGGAAAATTCGGCGAAAATCGGCCTGACAATCGGTTCTTCAATTGAATTCGGGCTTTCGCCTATGTCTATGAATATAGTGTCTATTACGGTCAGGTTGTAGGGTATGCTGTCCGGTATTATGTACCAGCCGTTGTAAGTCCCACCCCAACCCATGTTTAAGTGGTAATAGTCGTTGGTGTTGTATCCGTCTATGACGAAATTGTGTCCTTGAATCGGAGGGGGAGTCAGGGCTGTTATGTGAGCGGGCATTGCGTCTTTCATATTCTGAGAAAGCCTTTCGTAAAGGCTGTCAGAAAGAGTATCGAGAGGAGTCAAATCGCCGTAGCCGAACTTGACGTAAGCGTTGTAAGCCTGAGTCGCGCCGAAAGTGCCTGAACCGCTGCTCGTGTAAACCTGTTCCATCGCGGCGCCGCAAGCCCAGACGAGGGCTCCTTTATCCTGGTTCGTAAGCGGCGTCCCTGAGAGATAATGGTTCCCCAGTGTGTCGAGATAGACGTTGAGCTGGGACCAGGACGGAAATCCTCTGTCCGCCCAGTCGTTGTCAATCCAGAAATTCCTTCCCGCGTAAGAATGATAATAATCGTCGGCGTCGGAAAACTGCGTGGAATTTATGTTCTCTTGATAATTGACTATCATTCCCATGGCAACAGCGGGACAGCCGGCGATGCTTCTTTGACCGGTCTGCGGGTCTATCGGGCACATGCTGTTGTAAGGAGAGTTCTGAGTCCAGTTTGACATCAGCCATCCGCCCGTGGGAGTCGTTCCGGACGGAGGCCACTGTTCGAAATAGGGATAGCTTTTTCCGTCCAGAAGATCACGCCACTGTCCTTTAAATCCTGATATTACCGAAGCGGGTATTTGATCAAAATTCGAAAGCTTAAGTTCCAGATCAGCGACTATCAATTCGAAAAGCACGTTAGAAGTTTCTTCACAGGTTCTGCAGCGGTCTTCGTAAGAATATGCAATAACGGGGAAAAGGTCGTCATCAGCCGTCACGATTATGTATCCTGTGGGATTAAGTTCGAAAACGTAAGCCAACGTTTCTGACGCGGAGGAACCTGAAAGGGCGAAAGAAGACACTATTACTCTTGAATCCTGCTGTCCGTCCTGGGCCAGTTTTGAAAAAGCGGCGCTGGAAGCGACTGAATGGTCGACGAAATCGGCGTTCAGACAGACGCAGAAAGAGACCAAAACGATTATTAAAGAGGCTGTTTTCATGGAAACTCCGTATGTTGTGATTTTGAGTGATTCACTTTACTATCCTGTCTGTTCGGGCCTGCGAAGTCTCCGGGTGAGAAGGCAGTCCGGTAATTTCATCGTTTATGTACGAAATTCTTTCCGAAGGAGCAGGATGAGAACCGTAGTGCGAGTCTGTGCCTTCGCTGAGTTTTTCTATGGCTTTGGCGAGTTCTTCCGGATTGTACCCGGCGACAGTCATCAAGTGAACAGCGTAAAGATCCGCCTGTTTTTCTTGTTCTTTCCCGTAGGCGCTGTCAAAAACTTTTATAATTTCATCTGTTATCGTAGAGAATATGCTTTCCACTGATATGTTCATTATGTCGTTGACGAACCAGCTGGGAAGTTTATCGAGAGCCTGCTGGGCTTTAGCCCTTCCAATTTCGCCGCCGTATTTTTCGGCGAGTTTTATCATCGACACAAGTTTGTTCTTGTCGCTGATGGAATTAACTGCGTCTTTATGAACGACGTGTCCTATTTCGTGAGCGAGAATGCCGGCTATCTGATCTTCGTTGTCGCATGCGTTCACCATGCCAGTAGTTATGAATATGAAGCCGCCAGGCGTCGCAAGAGCGTTTTTCTTGGGTGAATCGACGACTATGAAGACGTATCCGGAAAAGAGGTCGGTTCTGTCCGAAAATACCGCCAGAGACTGACCGATTTCGCTGATGTATTTCTGCTGTGCGGTGTTTGATGTGAAAGAATTCGAATATTTATTCAGGATGTTGGCTGCGCAGGATCTGCCGAGATAGTATTCCTGCTCAGGAGTGTATCCTTCGGAAAAAATATTGAGGGCTTCCACTATGTCGCCGGCTATTGAAATATAGTCGTTCAACGGCGTATCAATGGGTATGTCAATCGGCAGGCTCGGGAAAGCGTTTAATACCTGAGCCAGCAATACGGCGAATGATATAAATGTCAACAATTTCATTTTTTTCCTCCCGAAATTATGGAGCGTAAGCTCCGACGTTGCCTTCCTGCATCCATGAATCCCATTCCGTTCCGTAATTTCTGTCGAAAGAGTGGAAATTCCAGTTCTTTTCTATTGAGTTCAGAAGTGAAAAGCTGCTTTTCAGTTCCGAATGCTCGTTTACATAGTCGGCCTCGACCTCGGGGTTGAAATTTTTTATGGCCGCTGCAACTTCTTCATCGGTGGCTCTTTGATCTCCGCTGTAAACAGCGTTGTTGTAATTTTCGGCTCTTTTTTGGGCTTCCTCTCTTCTCTGTTGAAACGTAGTGTTGTCGCCGCTGACGAGCGGAATGCAGAGAATCAGAAAAACTGTTGCGACTGCTGTGTATTTTTTTCTCAAAACGCACCTCCTTTTATTTTTCAGTTAATTCGAATATTCCTGTCCATCCGTTCGCGGGTGGATTTTTTATGTATTCCTCGCTTCTGACTGCAAGGACTTTCGAGGGTCCGTCATCGGGGAAAGAGGATAAAACGTTCTCAAACAATCTCGCAGAATCGCCGAAATTTCCGCTGAAATACATATCCAGACCCTGTCGGTAAGTTTCAAGGGCGGATTGAAACTTCCGGTCCAGGGAGTTTTTTTTGCCGAGGAGTTCATAAATTCCTATGGGTTCCGTCTTTCCCTTCACTTTTATCAAATCTACTTTTCTCGTTTCGAAATCGTTTTCCACTATTTCGTTGGTTGTGTGGGATATCATGGTGTTCGTGCCGTAAAATTTATTTACACCTTCCAGTCTTGAAGCCAAATTGACGGCGTCGCCTATTATTGTGTAATCCATTCGCTTGTCTGATCCGAAATTGCCAACAACCATGAAACCAGTGTTTAAACCTACTCGCATGTTCATTTTGGGTTTTCCTTCTTTTTCCCACTTGTTCCTGAGGCTGAGGAGTTTTGCTTGCATTTCGATAGCGCAGGAGCACGCTTTTTGGGCATGATCTTCAATATCCAGCGGGGCGCCCCAGAACGCAATTATAGCGTCTCCTTCGAATTTGTCGACAATGCCGTCGTGATGCGATATCACGGCACACATTGACGAAAGGTATTCGTTGAGAAGTGAGGCGACTTGTTCGGGAGGCATAGTTTCTGAAATACTTGTGAAACCTGCTATGTCTGAGAAGAAAGCTGTCATAAATTTCCTTTCTCCTCCGAGTTTAAGTTTTTCAGGGTGGCTGAGAAGCTCGTTTACGACCTTGTTTGACAGGTAGAATCCGAAAGCGTTGCGCACGAAATTCTTTTCTCTGGCTTCCCTGAAAAAACCTATGAGAGTACCCGTCACGTAGGAAAGTATCAATGCAGCGGGGACGGAAGAAAAATCTATAAAAGTTTTTCCGAAGACGTAAAAAGCCGAAACTGTCAGTGTGTATAGAGAAATCAGAGACAGGAAAATTAATGCGCTTTTTTGAATTTTCAAATTTGATCCTGAATACGATCCTGCGAAAGACATGAAGACTATGAGCGCCAATATTAGATACTTGTCATATCTGGTGCGCAAAAAGCTGTCCGAAAGCAGATTGTCGAGTATGGAAGCATGAATGAAAACGCCTCCGTCTCCGGCGTTGAAAGGATTGGGTCTGATGTCGAACAAGCCGGGAGCGCTTCCGGCGATAAATATAATCTTGTCTTTGAAAGTGTTGGGCGATATGTAATTTTTTTCAAAATTCGATATTGCCTGTTCGACAGACGAAAATTCGTTTTCTTTAATGGAAGCTATCACACCTTCGTCAATCTCTTCGAGCATTTGTTCAACCGAGTCGTACTCGAAACCGTATATACTGTTCAAGTGTTCGTTGAAAAGTACGAATTCAATCCCCGGGTCAAGTCCCTCGTAGACTTTTTGCCTGATTTTAGAGTATTCATCGAACAGTCCCAAGTAATTATTATATTCACTGTACAGAGAATTTATTCCACCTGAATTGTAAAAAGAAGCCGATTTGAGAATTGCGGCGACTGTGTAGTTTTTGTATGTTTCGTACATGCACCCACGGAAATTTACGATGGCTTCGCCTTCACGTGAGAGAGGGATACTTCTTTCAGTGTCTTTTTCGTACAAAGTGAGTGTGTTTCCGGAAATAACCTGCGAATCAGCACCCTCTATGAGATAATAAGCGGCTAATGATATCTGAGGGTAGTAGTTTCCATTGATGTGGTATAAAAGAGGAGAGTTCCTGTAAATCCCGTCATTGTCTGATTTTATGTTGACGCCACCCGGCATGAAAACACTTTCTGATATGATTTTGTGAGGAGGCTGAGAAAAAGTGTACGAAGGAAAATGCATGTCAGTATCTTTTAGCAAGATGTTTATGCTTTTCAGGTTAAGATTTGATGAATCCGAAAAGAAATTTTCATTTTTCGAAGCCATGAAGGCGACTATCACTTTACCGGATATTGCCGCAGAATGAGCGAGAGAAGAATCGTCTTCCGGTCCAAAAACCGAAGGTTCTGTGTATAGCACGTCCAGGATGACCGCCTTGGCTCCTCCGGCGCTCAGGTAGTCAATCAGATCGGCGGTCATTTTTCTCGGCCAAGGCCAGTAAACACCTTCTGCGGCCATTATGTCGAGTGAATTCTGGTCAATGAAAAAAAACACAATGTCTTCGTTCGGTTTTCCGGAAGAAAAAAGGAACAGTTTTCTCCTTGCGTCTGAAGTAAAAAACTCGAGTCTTGAGAAAAATCCTGCTTCGAAAGCGAGAAATACGGACAGAGCCCAGAATAATCCCGTGACCAGGGGAAAAAAGGTTTTTTGTATTATTTTTCTTTTAGTCATTTTGTGAATTGTGAAATTTTATAATTATAAGCTTCTTTGCGCCCGATGTCTATCGGCCAAGGATAAGTTGATTTGATACAACAGGGATATTAAAATTCACTTAAAGGAAGGTAAAAATGCTTTCTCATTTGTTAATGCTAGTCTGTTATTTCACGGTTTCTTTTCCTGTGAATCCTGTTGCGACATCAAGAGGAATGGTTTTTACAGACAGTGGAAGCAAAACCATTTATTTGGTATCCGAAAGAGGCGTTCTGGAGATATTCAAAGCTCCGGGGTGCGGTATGTATATGTCGACGTCTCCCTCCGGACGTTTGATAGGTTTCAAATACATTGACCGGCAAGGCATGCAGGTGCCTGCTGCAATAGATATAGAAAACCTTCATGTGACTGAGTTTTATCAACCCTGCAGTCTGGTGGGGCAGGTGTCTTTTTCGGCTTTGGACAAACCTGCCTTCACTATTGGAAATGAACTGGTATTTGAAAGCCAGGATGGCTTGAAGCGTTTCGATTTGGGATTTTATTCTAATTTGTGTCCCGTTTCTGCTGACGGCAATTTCGCCGTATTCAACGATTATAACGACGCGCTTTGGATATTGAATCTCGAAAACGGTGAAAAGAAAAGAATAACGCCTCCCGGAACAGGTTACTGCTGTCCCGTGTGGTCTCGGGACGGGGAAAAAATCCTTTTCAGAGGTATTTCGGGAAACATTTACGTGTGGACACTTGAAAATTCGTCAACAGTGACGATAGAAGACGGTTTCAATCCTTGTTTTTCTCCGGACGGAAGGTATATTCTTTATGAAAAAAGGTTTCACGCCGGACAAGTTTTGGTCAACTCTGACCTGTATATATGGGACACCCAGATTTCGTCTTCAGAGAGGATGACTTTCACTGAAAATGAAAATGAAACGTATCCGGTTTATTTGAATGAAAGGCAAATCGCCTTCGTTTTACCGGACAGGAATGAAATTGTGACGGCTTTTTTGTCAGGAGCAGATTTGTTACCGGTATCGAGAATATCGCTGAACGAGGATGAAACACTACCCATTGAAAACTCAGTAAAATGCACGGGTAAAGGAGATTCATTGGATGTTACATACATCCATCAGGTATACGACTCGCCTGATTGGTTCAACGGACACTGGGCGTGTGCACCGTCGGCGGCATTAATGGTTGTATCGTATTATGGATTGCTTCCCGCCTGGAAATGCCAGTGTTCATCTCCGTATTCGCACGAAAGCTTTTACGGGAGATACATTTGTGAAAGATATATGTTCAATGAGTTCGATTACAATCTTGCAGCAGACGATCCGGTTGGAACACCTTCCTACGGGGGATACGGATATATGTGGACGGGAAGTTATTCTCCTTATTCGAGGATGGTGCAGTATTATTTAAATCACGGTCTGAGCGCATCGAGAGACGACACTCCGACTTTTGGTGAAACAGTGAACGAATTGAACGCCGGGTATCCCTACTCTATGTGTGTCGGATTGACCACTTCAGGACACTTGGTGCTGGCGGTCGGCCAGGTTCTGAACTGGCACACTATTATTTTCAATGATCCTTACGGAAACAAGAACACAGCAGGATACCCAAGCTATGACGGAAAATACGCCAGGTACGACTGGCCGGGATACAACAACGGCAATCAGAATCTGAATCAGGTTTACTGGTGTGTGTCGGCAAGAGGTACGTTTCCGGATGTCAGCGACACGCTGATTGACGACAGGCATTTGACCAGTGGATTTTATCTTCATGCAGAAAATCCCTCATCTATGAAGTTTTGGAGAGACGCGTTTTCAGGCTATGAAAACCACAGCTGGTGGACTTATTCGACTCAAGGCACTCAAGACACTTGTTACGCCACCTGGACTCCCGCTCTTGCAGAAGAAGGCATTTACGAAGTGTCGATTTATATTCCGGTTGTCAATTCGGGGGCCGTATCAGCTGTTTATCGGATTTATCATCCTTCCGGCCCAGACACTGTAGTAATTGACCAGTCGCAAAATCCAGGGCAATGGGTTTCTTTGGGATCCTTCTTCTTCGACACTTCCGGCGGATATATATATCTGGGGGACAAGACCGGATATCAGGGGCAGAGACTTGCATTTGATGCGGTGAAATTCTCTTTGCAGGAGTCGGGAACAGAAGAAGAAATAATGAAACCTCAAACTGGTTTTTCGGCGTATTTTTCCGGTGAAGCCTTGATCATTTGTTTACAGGGACTCACATGGCATGAACTGAGTTTAAACCTCTATGACTCCGCAGGCAGGCTGGTTTTTTCGGGGATGTTGGAAGAGGGTATTAGCAGAACGGGAAATTTGAACCTCTCTCCCGGTCCTTACTTTCTCGTAGCCGATTTTGGTGCGGAAAAACACGTTGTCAAACTCTGCAAACTGTTTTGACAAATCTTTTATGGAGTGATTTATTCAGGTAAATTTGACCCAAGTGTTTCTGTGATTTTTTCGGAAAGATCGGAGAGGGTGAAAGGCTTTACCAAATAATTGTCGAATCCGAACTCGCTGAAATTAGAAAGTGCAAGATCATTTGAATAGCCGCTTGAAACCAGTGCTTTTACAGAAGGATTGATTTTTCTTATCTCTCTGACGGTTTCTTTTCCTCCCATGCCGCCCTGAACAGTAAGATCCAGAATTATAAGATCGAACGGGTTTTCACCGGGTTCCCTGAATTTACTAATTGCCTCTTCACCGTTTCTCGCCGTTTCAACTCTGTAACCCAGTTCTTCGAGCATTTTTGATGTGACTTTTCTTATCATCTCTTCGTCGTCCATTAAAAGGATGTTCGCCTTGCCGTGTTTAATCTGCTTGCTTTTAATGCCGTTTTTAAAAAAAGCAACGCTATCCGATGCCGGTATAAAGATGTTGAAAGAAGCTCCTTTCTGCGGTTCGGAATCGACTTCTATCATACCGCTGTGATTTTTAATTATTGAATAAACTATCGAAAGACCAAGGCCTGAGCCGTTTTCTTTTGTCGTGAAATAAGGATCGAATATTTTAAGTATGTCATCAGGATGAATGCCGATGCCAGTGTCGGTTATGGAAATCTTTATGTATTTACCCGGTTTGAGATAGTATAAATATTTATATTTCTCCAACTGATCCTCGCTCAAATCGTGGTTGCGTGCGGTGATTTTTATCGTTCCGCCGCCGGGCATTGCCTGAACAGAATTCAGCACCAAATTCTGTATTACCTGGGAAAATTGACTTTTGTCCACATCGACAACCCGCAGATTCTTTTCAAAATCATATTCAAGGTTAATGTCTGTTCCGCTCAGGATAAATTTTGCTGAATCCGTTATTATCTCGCTGATCGAAGAAGCTTCTTTGACAGGAACACCTCCTTTGGCGAAAGTGAGAAGCTGTTGAGTGAGATCCGTAGCTTTTTTAACGCCTTTTTCAGCTTCGAGAAGACTTTCTTTCAGATCTTCGTCTTCTTGGGTATAAAGGTTGGCTATCGATATGTTTCCGCTTATCGTTGTAAGAATATTGTTGAAATCATGGGCAATGCCGCCCGCCAGAAGTCCGAGCGACTCCAGGTTCCTCATTTTTGAGAGCTGGTCTTCAATCTGTTTTCTCTCGGTTATATCTATCACATGGGTTATTATCCTTCCGAACGATCCTTCTTCTTCACGAAACGCAAACGAACTCAGAAGCACCCAGATAATTTTTCCGGATTTGTGATAGTAACGTTTTTCAAACTGTATGGAGTCTTTTTCGTTTAGAATGAGTGAATTTATATTCTTCATGGATTTGTACAAATCGTCGGGGTATGTCAGGTCGCTGAATTTTTTTTTCAACAATTCGCGTTCATTATAACCGAGCATTTCGCATAAAGATTTGTTGACGGCCAGGTAATGTCCCTCTGAATCCATTATGCTCATTCCGACGGGAGCGTTTTCAAAAGTGTTTCTGAATTTTGATTCGCTGACCCGGATCTTATGGTCACTCTGAATTTTCGCTATAATGTCTCCCAGAAATGACACGACTTGAGACAGCAGTCTCTTTGAGATTCGGCTGAAGTCATCGTTTTCGTGTGAAGCAAGATTAAGGCAGGCGATAGGAGAACCCATGTGCAAGATAGGCAATATCGCGAGCGCCCTGATACCTTCTTCTATTACCGCAGGAAATTCAGAGGCCTGAATCTCTTTTTTTGAAAGAAAAGTAGGAATCTCTTTCCTTGCGACTAATCCTTTGGGGCTGTCTTTTTCGTAGAACTGGATTTTTTTAACGAAAGAATCCTTAAATCCCGAATGAGCGGCAAGAGCCAGACCTCCGGTGTCCTGTTCGACGATGTATATGCCGCCGCTGTCCACCTCTTCAATGGATTCAATGGAAATGAAGAGGATATAGTTCAGGGCTTCGTTCAAATCTGTCGTTTTTCCTATTCTCACCGCAAGCTCGTGCTGAAGTCTCAATATGTCTTCGTTCAGTTTT from candidate division WOR-3 bacterium carries:
- a CDS encoding C10 family peptidase produces the protein MKTASLIIVLVSFCVCLNADFVDHSVASSAAFSKLAQDGQQDSRVIVSSFALSGSSASETLAYVFELNPTGYIIVTADDDLFPVIAYSYEDRCRTCEETSNVLFELIVADLELKLSNFDQIPASVISGFKGQWRDLLDGKSYPYFEQWPPSGTTPTGGWLMSNWTQNSPYNSMCPIDPQTGQRSIAGCPAVAMGMIVNYQENINSTQFSDADDYYHSYAGRNFWIDNDWADRGFPSWSQLNVYLDTLGNHYLSGTPLTNQDKGALVWACGAAMEQVYTSSGSGTFGATQAYNAYVKFGYGDLTPLDTLSDSLYERLSQNMKDAMPAHITALTPPPIQGHNFVIDGYNTNDYYHLNMGWGGTYNGWYIIPDSIPYNLTVIDTIFIDIGESPNSIEEPIVRPIFAEFSGKSSFVFHSSPSVIFSLPQSCDAEIRIFDLTGRTACPAERIHFEKGVNSYDVSPGYLGSGIYVFKLSAGGVDSFFRFTVID
- a CDS encoding adenylate/guanylate cyclase domain-containing protein, whose product is MTKRKIIQKTFFPLVTGLFWALSVFLAFEAGFFSRLEFFTSDARRKLFLFSSGKPNEDIVFFFIDQNSLDIMAAEGVYWPWPRKMTADLIDYLSAGGAKAVILDVLYTEPSVFGPEDDSSLAHSAAISGKVIVAFMASKNENFFSDSSNLNLKSINILLKDTDMHFPSYTFSQPPHKIISESVFMPGGVNIKSDNDGIYRNSPLLYHINGNYYPQISLAAYYLIEGADSQVISGNTLTLYEKDTERSIPLSREGEAIVNFRGCMYETYKNYTVAAILKSASFYNSGGINSLYSEYNNYLGLFDEYSKIRQKVYEGLDPGIEFVLFNEHLNSIYGFEYDSVEQMLEEIDEGVIASIKENEFSSVEQAISNFEKNYISPNTFKDKIIFIAGSAPGLFDIRPNPFNAGDGGVFIHASILDNLLSDSFLRTRYDKYLILALIVFMSFAGSYSGSNLKIQKSALIFLSLISLYTLTVSAFYVFGKTFIDFSSVPAALILSYVTGTLIGFFREAREKNFVRNAFGFYLSNKVVNELLSHPEKLKLGGERKFMTAFFSDIAGFTSISETMPPEQVASLLNEYLSSMCAVISHHDGIVDKFEGDAIIAFWGAPLDIEDHAQKACSCAIEMQAKLLSLRNKWEKEGKPKMNMRVGLNTGFMVVGNFGSDKRMDYTIIGDAVNLASRLEGVNKFYGTNTMISHTTNEIVENDFETRKVDLIKVKGKTEPIGIYELLGKKNSLDRKFQSALETYRQGLDMYFSGNFGDSARLFENVLSSFPDDGPSKVLAVRSEEYIKNPPANGWTGIFELTEK
- a CDS encoding ABC transporter ATP-binding protein, coding for MIRYFVWISRFWRMHKLHIVFLVFFTVISSAVALSFPLVFKFLLDEIENVLAGTSMSEQFKKTLLFLGALALAKFIAGLYPGARAWLNSKIGLNVRDLVFKSMLSKDYRFFNEFKPGDLATRLTDDIVEHPRIAWFSCSAVFRALESTSKLAFCLAVMFYMNRQLTMIAIFPLPFMLYLFYLIQNKLGRIVMENRKATSRTNDLLDSTFAGISIIKAYRAEKGQKKRLRELLDRRLKIDLKIAKYLMFVHSAYSVLGQIGKVVVMFVGGLFVVRGTIGVGEFYAFYVYLDMILAPMMDIPNLFVTSKQAFISIDRENEILDFPLSLQTSGSVETGKIESIKFEDAGFIYEGEKGVRGIDFKGSKGDVIAVVGEIGSGKSTLLKMMTGLLPVSEGRYFVNGLEMENYSRESYLSEIGYVPQESLLFSETIRENVKIGRALGEDAVIEALSAVNITSREINGGAAAKLQQAGVGVSGGQKQRVAIARAIANKPSLILFDDCTSALDSKNEESLWKYLKERYSKSLMIVVSHRLATIKQSDKVLFIHRGRQLAFERHEDLMKASSLYRMILASEAK
- a CDS encoding M48 family metalloprotease, with protein sequence MKLLTFISFAVLLAQVLNAFPSLPIDIPIDTPLNDYISIAGDIVEALNIFSEGYTPEQEYYLGRSCAANILNKYSNSFTSNTAQQKYISEIGQSLAVFSDRTDLFSGYVFIVVDSPKKNALATPGGFIFITTGMVNACDNEDQIAGILAHEIGHVVHKDAVNSISDKNKLVSMIKLAEKYGGEIGRAKAQQALDKLPSWFVNDIMNISVESIFSTITDEIIKVFDSAYGKEQEKQADLYAVHLMTVAGYNPEELAKAIEKLSEGTDSHYGSHPAPSERISYINDEITGLPSHPETSQARTDRIVK
- a CDS encoding ABC transporter ATP-binding protein, giving the protein MHFGRNDDLLERDSRKYGVVELLKIIYPFIKPFLWQFFAATALLLVSTACSLAAPLILREVIDKAIPSKDVAQVLRLAVIFAAVFIFSVFISYAQIIMTTKIGLSIIRDLKARLFSHLLTLSMAYYDANPPGKLMARVESDTERVRMLFSDVSMALLSNVIIFSGTLAIMMLSNSKMTLLVMALLLPVAFTTYFFLNLTRRLTTKVRASFAKMTAFITEYVRAVQVLQIFKATKMAQEKMHDVGKDYLKKEVKAYVVEYAYWSFIGACEIIVVIIILLGGRSSLATGAVTIGTVVLFVEYTRRLFMPLVQFSETLNQVQRAFASADRIFSILDTRTKTPDGDLGEDDFPENWKEITFERVWFKYKDSWVLKNVSFSIPKGAMYAIVGASGSGKTTLISLILRFYEPTHGSIKIGGTDIRNFKLDVWRSKIGLVLQSVSLFSGSLSENISVFNSEISQYSQKKALETMHAWDIVEKLPRGLDEEISEGGLNVSMGERQLICLARAVLYAPRILILDEATSSVDPGTEKKIQAATNMLTTERTSIVVAHRLSTITHAEKIIVLQNGEMVEEGDHETLLKSEGIYASLYRLQAGEIIYD